From a region of the Panicum virgatum strain AP13 chromosome 2K, P.virgatum_v5, whole genome shotgun sequence genome:
- the LOC120692564 gene encoding importin-5-like: MASAEDQAAAAALLGGDPAAFDALLSTLMSSSNTDRSAAEAAFHRLRASHPEPLALRLASSLASPATPADLRAMAGVLLRKVLSPTPSSDASANNATPPAPLWPQLSPAGQSALKAHLLAALQSDPPKPIAKKVCDAISELAASLLPENAWAELLPFLFRAASGPEAPNLQESALLIFARLADYIAESLLDHLMTIHNLLAAALAHPTSPDVRIAALGAAVNLVQCLPTNADRDKMQDLLPAMMRALTDCLNSGQEASAQEALELLVELAGAEPRFLRRQIADVVGAMLQVAEAAQLEDGTRHLAVEFVITLAEARERAPGMMRRLPQFVGRLFAVLMQMLLDVEDDPSWHSAETEDEDAGEGNNYGVAQECLDRLAIAIGGNAIVPIASELLPQYLSAPEWQKHHAALITLAQIAEGCAKVMLKNLEQVVSMILNGFQHPHPRVRWAAINAIGQLSTDLGPDLQVHYHQKVLPALANAMDDFQNPRVQAHAASAILNFSENCTPEILTPYLDGIVNKLLVLLQNGKQMVQEGALTALASVADSSQEHFKKYYDAVMPYLKAILMNATDKSNRMLRAKSMECISLVGMAVGKDKFRDDARQVMEVLMALQGTPMETDDPITSYMLQAWARLCKCLGQDFLPYMSVVMPPLLQSAQLKPDVTITSAESDDEIESDDDSIETITLGDKRIGIRTSVLEEKATACNMLCCYADELKEGFFPWIDQVAPTLVPLLKFYFHEEVRRAAVAAMPELLRSAKLAVEKGQAQGRDESYVKQLSDYIIPALVEALHKEPETEMCSSMLDSLNECMQLSGRLLDETQVRAISDEIKNVIIASATRKRERTERTKAEDFDADEGELLKEENEQEEEVFDQVSECLGTLIKTFKASFLPFFDELSVYITPMLGKDKTPEERRIAICIFDDVAEQCRESALRYYDTYLPFLLEAANDENSDVRQAAVYGVGVCAEFGGHVFRPLVGEALSKLNNVIRHPEARHPDNIMAYDNAVSALGKICQFHRDGIDATQVVPAWLSCLPIKDDKIEAKVVHEQLCSMVERSDAEILGPQNQYLPKILSIFTEVLGNGTELATDETKKKMVNIVRRFQQTLPPDFLASVFSNLQPQQQLLLQSILST, encoded by the exons ATGGCGTCCGCCGAGGAccaggccgcggccgccgcgctgctggGGGGCGACCCGGCGGCGTTCGACGCGCTGCTGTCGACCCTCATGTCGTCCTCCAACACCGACCgctccgccgccgaggccgccttCCACCGCCTCCGGGCCTCGCACCCGGAGCCCCTCGCGCTGCGGCTCGCCTCCTCGCTCGCGTCGCCCGCCACCCCAGCCGACCTCCGCGCCATGGCGGGGGTCCTGCTACGCAAGGTCCTCTCCCCGACACCGTCCTCCGACGCCTCCGCCAACAACGCCACGCCCCCGGCGCCCCTCTGGCCGCAGCTCTCCCCCGCCGGCCAGTCCGCGCTCAAGGcgcacctcctcgccgcgctccaGTCCGACCCCCCGAAGCCCATCGCGAAGAAGGTCTGCGACGCCATCTCCGAGCTCGCCGCCTCGCTGCTGCCCGAGAACGCGTGGGCCGAGCTGCTCCCGTTCCTCTTCCGCGCGGCATCCGGGCCCGAGGCGCCCAACCTTCAGGAGTCGGCGCTGCTTATCTTCGCGAGGCTGGCGGATTACATCGCCGAATCGCTTCTCGACCATCTGATGACTATCCACAACCTGCTTGCCGCCGCTCTGGCGCATCCCACGTCCCCCGATGTGCGTATTGCGGCCCTgggtgccgcagtcaacctcGTCCAATGCCTGCCCACCAACGCCGATCGGGATAAGATGCAGGATTTGCTCCCGGCAATGATGAGGGCGCTCACGGATTGCCTGAACTCTGGCCAGGAGGCCTCTGCGCAGGAGGCACTGGAGCTGCTTGTTGAGCTGGCTGGTGCAGAGCCAAGGTTCCTACGACGGCAGATTGCGGATGTGGTAGGGGCAATGCTACAAGTCGCTGAGGCTGCACAGCTGGAGGATGGGACCAGGCACTTGGCGGTTGAATTTGTCATTACTCTTGCTGAGGCAAGGGAGCGTGCACCTGGAATGATGCGGCGACTCCCACAGTTTGTCGGCAGGCTGTTTGCAGTGCTGATGCAGATGCTGCTTGATGTTGAGGATGACCCTTCTTGGCACTCTGCTGAAACTGAAGATGAAGATGCAGGTGAAGGGAACAACTATGGAGTGGCACAGGAGTGCCTTGACCGCCTTGCCATCGCCATTGGTGGAAACGCAATTGTGCCAATTGCATCTGAGCTGCTTCCACAGTACCTGTCTGCTCCTGAGTGGCAAAAGCACCATGCTGCGCTCATAACACTCGCACAGATTGCAGAAGGATGTGCAAAG GTTATGCTTAAAAATTTGGAACAAGTTGTTTCGATGATATTGAATGGATTCCAACATCCTCACCCACGCGTGAGATGGGCTGCAATCAATGCGATTGGCCAGCTCTCCACGGATTTGGGGCCAGACTTGCAAGTTCATTACCACCAGAAGGTGCTGCCTGCATTGGCGAATGCTATGGATGATTTCCAGAACCCACGAGTTCAG GCACATGCCGCATCGGCCATCCTGAACTTCAGCGAGAACTGTACGCCAGAAATTTTGACACCTTACCTGGATGGAATTGTCAACAAATTACTTGTTCTTCTTCAG AATGGCAAGCAAATGGTGCAAGAGGGAGCATTGACAGCTCTAGCTTCAGTAGCAGATTCATCACAG GAGCACTTCAAGAAATACTATGATGCTGTCATGCCATACCTAAAAGCTATTTTGATGAATGCTACTGACAAGTCTAATAGGATGCTCCGTGCCAAGTCCATGGAGTGTATTAGTTTGGTAGGAATGGCTGTGGGTAAAGACAAGTTCAGAGACGATGCAAGGCAG GTTATGGAAGTACTTATGGCTTTGCAAGGAACTCCAATGGAAACTGATGATCCAATTACAAGCTACATGTTGCAG GCTTGGGCCAGGCTATGCAAATGTCTTGGGCAGGATTTCCTTCCTTACATGAGTGTTGTTATGCCACCACTTCTTCAGTCTGCTCAACTGAAGCCCGATGTGACAATTACTTCAGCTGAATCAGATGATGAAATAGAATCAGATGACGATAG CATTGAAACTATCACTCTTGGTGACAAGAGGATAGGAATCCGAACTAGTGTGCTGGAAGAGAAAGCAACGGCTTGCAACATGCTGTGCTGTTATGCTGATGAGCTCAAGGAGGGTTTCTTCCCATGGATTGATCAG GTTGCCCCCACATTGGTCCCTCTGCTGAAGTTTTACTTCCATGAAGAAGTCAGGAGAGCTGCTGTTGCGG CAATGCCAGAACTCTTACGTTCGGCCAAATTGGCTGTTGAGAAGGGGCAGGCTCAAGGCCGTGATGAGTCTTATGTTAAACAGTTGTCTGACTACATAATTCCAGCTCTTGTTGAAGCACTTCACAAG gagcCAGAAACAGAAATGTGCTCATCCATGCTGGATTCATTAAATGAGTGTATGCAG CTTTCTGGTCGTTTGCTTGATGAAACCCAAGTCCGAGCTATTTCGGATGAGATTAAAAATGTCATTATAGCCAGCGCAACCAGGAAAAGGGAACGCACAGAAAGAACAAAAGCAGAAGATTTTGATGCTGATGAAGGAGAGCTACTCAAAGAGGAGAATGAACAAGAGGAGGAAGTATTTGATCAG GTGAGCGAGTGCCTTGGAACTTTGATTAAGACCTTCAAAGCTTCTTTCTTGCCGTTCTTTGATGAGCTCTCAGTGTACATTACGCCAATGTTG GGAAAAGATAAAACACCTGAGGAGAGAAGGATAGCTATCTGTATATTTGATGATGTTGCGGAGCAATGCCGTGAATCAGCTTTGAGGTATTATGATACATACCTTCCTTTCCTTTTGGAGGCAGCAAATGATGAGAATTCAGATGTTCGGCAG GCTGCTGTCTATGGTGTGGGTGTATGTGCTGAGTTTGGTGGTCATGTTTTTCGCCCCCTAGTTGGAG AGGCCCTATCAAAATTGAACAATGTCATCCGACATCCAGAAGCACGACATCCAGACAACATTATGGCATATGATAATGCTGTTTCGGCACTTGGGAAAATATGTCAATTTCATCGGGATGGTATTGATGCGACCCAG GTTGTTCCAGCCTGGCTTAGTTGCTTGCCTATAAAAGATGACAAGATTGAAGCTAAAGTTGTACATGAGCAACTTTGCTCAATGGTGGAGAG GTCGGATGCAGAAATTCTTGGCCCTCAAAATCAGTATCTTCCTAAAATTCTTTCAATTTTTACCGAG GTTTTGGGTAATGGAACTGAGCTTGCTACagatgaaacaaaaaaaaagatggtcAATATTGTGAGGCGATTCCAGCAGACTCTACCTCCAGATTTTCTCGCGTCAGTATTTTCCAACTTGCAACCGCAGCAACAGCTCCTCCTACAGTCCATTCTATCGACATAG
- the LOC120696206 gene encoding beta-hexosaminidase 2-like — protein sequence MATLLLRLLFLLGWPAAMLLTRAAADASFPINVWPKPVSMSWAEPYTAVPVSPSFHIVAPSGNPYLASAAERYAMLLVTERYRPVVGPAVTINAGTALAKLTVAVSDLAAPLQHGVDESYTLEVLPAGGAATLTAVTAWGAMRGLETLSQLAWRAGRGRGRELLLVAAGVRVEDRPLYPHRGLMLDTGRTYFPVSDILRTIDAMAANKINVFHWHITDSQSFPIELPSEPQLAEKGAYGEDMRYTVKDVKRIVEFAMSRGVRVVPEIDSPGHTASWAGAYPEAVACAGQFWLPGGDWNNRLAAEPGAGQLNPLAPKTYEVITNVVNDLTSLFPDGFYHAGADEVTPGCWHADPAIQADLDRGATLSQLLERYVSAVHPLVVSRNRTAVYWEDVLLDAAVNVSSSAIPPATTILQTWNNGPNNTKLIVQAGYRAIVSSASFYYLDCGHGDFVGNNSIYDDPNSDFNSSGGSWCGPYKTWQRVYDYDIAYGLTADEARLVIGGEVAMWTEQVDTTVLDGRVWPRASAMAEALWSGNRDAAGRKRYAEATDRLTDWRNRMVGRGVRAEPIQPLWCRTRPGMCNAVQ from the exons ATGGCGACGCTTCTCCTTCGGCTGCTGTTCTTGCtcggctggccggcggcgatgctcctgacgcgcgcggccgcggacgCCTCGTTCCCGATCAATGTCTGGCCCAAGCCGGTGTCCATGTCGTGGGCGGAGCCGTACACGGCCGTGCCGGTGTCGCCGTCGTTCCACATCGTCGCGCCGTCCGGGAACCCGTACCTCGCCTCGGCCGCGGAGCGCTACGCCATGCTGCTGGTCACGGAGCGCTACCGGCCCGTCGTCGGGCCGGCGGTCACCATCAACGCCGGGACGGCGCTGGCGAAGCTGACCGTGGCCGTGTccgacctcgccgccccgcTGCAGCACGGCGTGGACGAGTCCTACACGCTGGAGGTCCTccccgcgggcggcgcggccacgttGACCGCGGTCACCGCGTGGGGCGCCATGCGCGGGCTCGAGACGCTCTCGCAGCTGGCGTGgcgggccggccgcggccgtggcCGGGAACTGCTGCTGGTGGCCGCCGGCGTGCGCGTCGAGGACCGGCCCCTGTACCCGCACCGCGGGCTGATGCTCGACACCGGGAGGACCTACTTCCCCGTGTCCGACATCCTGCGCACCATCGACGCCATGGCGGCCAACAAGATTAACGTGTTCCACTGGCACATCACGGACTCGCAGTCGTTCCCCATCGAGCTGCCCTCCGAGCCGCAGCTCGCCGAGAAGGGCGCCTACGGCGAGGATATGAGGTACACCGTCAAGGACGTCAAGCGCATCGTCGAGTTCGCCATGAGCCGCGGCGTCCGTGTCGTGCCGGAGATAGACTCGCCGG GGCACACGGCGTCGTGGGCCGGCGCGTACCCGGAGGCCGTGGCCTGCGCGGGCCAGTTCTGGCTGCCCGGCGGCGACTGGAACAACCGTCTCGCGGCGGAGCCGGGCGCCGGCCAGCTCAACCCGCTGGCGCCCAAGACGTACGAGGTCATCACCAACGTCGTCAACGACCTGACCTCCCTCTTCCCCGACGGCTTCTaccacgccggcgccgacgaggtCACCCCGGGCTGCTGGCACGCGGACCCCGCGATCCAGGCCGACCTGGACCGCGGCGCCACGCTGAGCCAGCTCCTGGAGCGCTACGTCAGCGCGGTGCACCCGCTGGTGGTGTCCAGGAACCGCACGGCCGTGTACTGGGAGGACGTGCTGCTGGACGCGGCCGTGAACGTGAGCTCGTCGGCGATCCCGCCGGCGACGACCATCCTGCAGACGTGGAACAACGGGCCCAACAACACGAAGCTCATCGTGCAGGCCGGGTACCGCGCCATCGTCTCCTCGGCGTCCTTCTACTACCTCGACTGCGGCCACGGCGACTTCGTCGGCAACAACAGCATCTACGACGACCCCAACAGCGATTTCAACAGCAGCGGCGGGTCCTGGTGCGGGCCCTACAAGACGTGGCAGCGGGTGTACGACTACGACATCGCGTACGGGCTCACCGCCGACGAGGCCCGGCTGGtcatcggcggcgaggtggccatGTGGACGGAGCAGGTGGACACGACGGTGCTGGACGGCCGGGTCTGGCCGAGGGcctcggccatggcggaggcgcTCTGGTCCGGCAACCGCGACGCGGCCGGCAGGAAGAGGTACGCCGAGGCGACCGACCGGCTCACCGACTGGCGCAACCGCATGGTGGGGAGAGGGGTCCGGGCCGAGCCCATCCAGCCGCTCTGGTGCCGGACACGCCCCGGGATGTGCAACGCCGTCCAGTAA